Part of the Nitrospira sp. genome, TCGAGCACCAGCTCTATACGACCCTGACGCCCTGGCAGCGCACCCAACTGGCCCGCCATCCTCAGCGGCCCACGACCCTCGACTATATCAACGAGCTCTCCCGTGAATTCCTCGAACTGCACGGCGACCGCAACTTCGGCGACGACCGCGCGATCGTAGGAGGGTTTGCCCGCTTTAACGACCGGTCGGTGATGATCATCGGCCATCAGAAGGGAAAAACCCTCAAAGAGCGCATGCAGCGGAACTTCGGTATGCCCAATCCGGAAGGCTACCGGAAGGCGTTGCGGCTCATGCGACTGGCGGAAAAGTTCGGCCGTCCGATCATTACGCTGATCGACACCCCCGGCGCCTATCCCGGTATCGGCGCGGAAGAACGAGGACAGTCTGAAGCCATCGCCAGAAACCTGTTCGTCATGTCTCGACTGTCAGTGCCCATCATTTCCGTCGTCATCGGCGAAGGCGGCAGCGGCGGCGCCCTGGCGTTGGGCGTGAGCGACCGCATCCTCATGCTGGAACATTCCGTCTACTCCGTCATTTCTCCCGAAGGGTGCGCAGCGATTCTGTACGATGATCCGGCAAAGGTTCCGGATGCCGCCGCATCGCTGAAGATGACCGCGCAGGATCTGGTCGGACTCGGCATCGTCGATGAAGTGATTCCGGAGCCGTTGGGCGGCGCGCATCGTGACCCCCGGGCCATGTGCGACCGGGTCGCCAAGGCCTTGGCCAATCAGCTCTATGCCCTGGTTGAACTGCCGACCGACCAGCTCATCGCGCAGCGCGATCAGAAGTTCCGCAAGATCGGGGTGGTCGGCGGACTCGTACCGGTAGGAGCCTAACCACTCTCGAATTCCCAACCTCGTTCGTCCACACCACAAACCCGGAGCGGTTTTCGTCCTCTGCATCCGCCCCGGCTATTCAGATCCGTTGAAACCACCTACAGATTTGTCCTGATTTTCCATCGCCCGACGACTTGTTACACTGCCGCCCGCCTGCGTAGGCCGAGTGGGTGCCGTATCGATGGAGACACCTCGATACGCGCCGTCACCAGCGTCATCTTCACGCGCAGCGTCATCATTCAACACATCTCGG contains:
- a CDS encoding acetyl-CoA carboxylase carboxyltransferase subunit alpha — translated: MRDYLDFEKPIRELEEKIEKLASAESPKSGTQDEIRKLRTKLAQVEHQLYTTLTPWQRTQLARHPQRPTTLDYINELSREFLELHGDRNFGDDRAIVGGFARFNDRSVMIIGHQKGKTLKERMQRNFGMPNPEGYRKALRLMRLAEKFGRPIITLIDTPGAYPGIGAEERGQSEAIARNLFVMSRLSVPIISVVIGEGGSGGALALGVSDRILMLEHSVYSVISPEGCAAILYDDPAKVPDAAASLKMTAQDLVGLGIVDEVIPEPLGGAHRDPRAMCDRVAKALANQLYALVELPTDQLIAQRDQKFRKIGVVGGLVPVGA